A window of the Lolium perenne isolate Kyuss_39 chromosome 7, Kyuss_2.0, whole genome shotgun sequence genome harbors these coding sequences:
- the LOC127312002 gene encoding BTB/POZ and MATH domain-containing protein 1 codes for MEHACINFTTVARSVRLLKVDGFSLTESMGNDDCVKSRWSFDGYEWEVRIYPATNCSVAVEVAFLSRPRKGSVRAAIGFRMVDPRGMIKPSNELCVSWVFSNPQECSPKKVVAGRRELGASGFVRADSFTMQCTITVLKELPDTAPDTVEEVTVPSSNLHRHLADLLQSETGADVTFLVSGESFAAHKNILAARSPVFMAQFFGDMKEKCSQRVEIRDMDPVVFRALLHFIYTDAVAELDEKDEAATVIAQHLLAAADRYGLDRLKLICEGKLSGGIDVDTVATTLALAEQHDCPQLKAKCVGFIVRSPAVLDAVLATDGYKHLEACCPSVLADLLKSSLRMGGRSDA; via the coding sequence ATGGAGCATGCCTGCATAAACTTCACCACCGTTGCGCGCTCGGTGCGGCTGCTCAAGGTCGACGGCTTCAGCCTTACCGAGAGCATGGGCAACGACGATTGCGTCAAATCCAGATGGAGTTTCGATGGGTACGAGTGGGAAGTCCGAATCTATCCCGCAACGAACTGCTCCGTAGCAGTGGAGGTTGCCTTTCTCAGCAGACCCCGCAAAGGCAGTGTGAGGGCGGCAATAGGCTTCCGGATGGTCGATCCGAGAGGGATGATCAAGCCATCCAATGAACTTTGCGTGTCTTGGGTGTTCAGTAATCCCCAAGAATGCTCACCCAAAAAGGTTGTCGCGGGAAGACGTGAGCTGGGAGCATCGGGTTTTGTCAGGGCTGATTCTTTCACAATGCAGTGCACCATTACCGTTCTCAAGGAACTGCCTGATACAGCACCGGATACGGTCGAAGAAGTGACGGTGCCATCCTCAAATCTGCACCGGCACCTCGCTGATCTCCTGCAGAGCGAGACTGGAGCAGATGTCACCTTTCTCGTGTCTGGCGAGTCCTTCGCCGCGCATAAAAACATACTGGCCGCGAGATCTCCGGTTTTCATGGCCCAGTTCTTTGGAGACATGAAGGAGAAGTGCTCGCAGCGTGTGGAGATCAGGGACATGGACCCTGTGGTGTTCAGGGCTCTGCTTCACTTTATCTACACCGATGCCGTGGCGGAACTCGATGAGAAGGATGAGGCGGCGACGGTGATAGCACAGCACCTACTTGCGGCGGCTGATAGGTATGGACTGGATAGGCTCAAGCTGATCTGCGAAGGCAAGCTCTCCGGTGGCATCGATGTTGACACGGTTGCAACAACTCTGGCTTTAGCAGAGCAGCATGATTGTCCACAGCTCAAGGCCAAGTGTGTCGGGTTCATCGTTAGAAGTCCTGCAGTTCTTGATGCTGTGCTGGCGACGGATGGGTACAAGCACCTGGAGGCATGCTGCCCATCGGTGCTGGCCGACCTTCTCAAGTCAAGTCTGCGCATGGGAGGAAGAAGTGATGCATAA